Proteins encoded within one genomic window of Haloplanus vescus:
- a CDS encoding DUF7120 family protein: MPTAEVSLPDDVDIEIRQLIEEGEFINRDQAVEELLSLGVSAYTTEESTSQVADEDLFTQVVEDQQDPAMRNEGGDDERTL; this comes from the coding sequence ATGCCAACCGCCGAAGTTTCGCTCCCGGACGACGTGGACATCGAGATTCGACAGCTCATCGAGGAAGGCGAGTTCATCAACCGCGACCAGGCCGTCGAGGAACTCCTGTCGCTCGGCGTGTCGGCCTACACGACCGAGGAGTCGACGAGTCAGGTCGCGGACGAAGACCTGTTCACGCAGGTCGTTGAGGACCAGCAAGACCCAGCAATGCGGAACGAAGGCGGCGACGACGAACGCACGCTGTAA
- a CDS encoding lyase family protein has protein sequence MLWENTEHSASEATLQYTMEPKEFENRFLPYDVLTNLAHVTMLNRQGFVTDTELDELRAALTDLYHEADEVEGEDVHTFVEERVTQRTEAGKKMHLARSRNDQIFVDTRLFMKDATIDLAHRLLDFIDALSTFAEEKNMLIPGYTHQQQAMPSSTGLWASSYVDALIDDLKSLRATYRIIDSNPLGAAASYGTSLDIDRDLTTDLLGFSQKQHNPIYCSNRGKQELQLLQALDLVMLDVQKLAEDVINFSEDQQFFELADDYTTGSSIMPQKRNPDILELARAKAEEVSAGKEAIRRIIGKLPSGYNRDSQQTKGHLIEGIDTVRATLDILTPLVESLELSDDFEIDDGIFAAYTANQKVKGGMAFRDAYHEVKQSQEYETHSEVAEPVNQPIGDLRSFWADEREQFDAMSANLLAE, from the coding sequence ATGCTTTGGGAGAACACCGAGCACTCGGCCAGCGAGGCGACGTTGCAGTACACGATGGAGCCAAAGGAGTTCGAGAACCGGTTTCTCCCGTACGACGTGCTGACGAACCTCGCCCACGTCACGATGCTCAACCGGCAGGGGTTCGTGACCGACACCGAACTCGACGAACTTCGCGCGGCCCTGACCGACCTCTATCACGAGGCCGACGAGGTGGAGGGTGAGGACGTTCACACGTTCGTCGAGGAACGCGTCACCCAGCGAACGGAGGCGGGCAAGAAGATGCACCTCGCCCGCTCTCGCAACGACCAGATTTTCGTCGACACGCGCCTGTTCATGAAAGACGCGACCATCGACCTGGCGCACCGACTGCTGGACTTTATCGACGCGCTCAGCACCTTCGCCGAGGAGAAGAACATGCTCATCCCCGGCTACACCCACCAGCAACAGGCGATGCCGTCTTCGACGGGGTTGTGGGCGTCGAGCTACGTCGACGCGCTCATCGACGACCTGAAATCACTCCGCGCGACCTATCGGATAATCGACAGCAACCCGCTGGGCGCCGCGGCGTCGTACGGCACCAGTCTCGACATCGACCGCGACCTGACGACCGACCTCCTCGGCTTCTCGCAGAAACAGCATAACCCCATCTACTGTTCGAACCGCGGGAAACAGGAACTGCAACTGTTGCAGGCGCTCGATTTGGTGATGCTCGACGTGCAGAAACTGGCCGAGGACGTCATCAACTTCTCCGAGGACCAGCAGTTCTTCGAACTCGCCGACGACTACACGACGGGCAGTTCCATCATGCCCCAGAAGCGCAACCCCGACATCCTCGAACTCGCGCGGGCGAAAGCCGAGGAGGTGTCGGCCGGCAAGGAGGCCATCCGCCGAATCATCGGCAAACTCCCGAGCGGCTACAACCGCGATAGCCAGCAGACGAAGGGCCACCTCATCGAGGGTATCGACACCGTTCGGGCGACGCTCGACATCCTCACACCACTCGTCGAGAGCCTCGAACTCTCCGACGACTTCGAAATCGACGACGGCATCTTCGCCGCCTACACCGCCAACCAGAAAGTCAAAGGAGGGATGGCCTTCCGAGACGCCTACCACGAGGTCAAGCAGAGTCAGGAGTACGAGACACACTCCGAGGTAGCGGAACCCGTCAACCAGCCAATCGGCGACCTGCGCTCGTTCTGGGCGGACGAACGCGAGCAGTTCGACGCGATGTCCGCGAATCTGCTTGCCGAGTAG
- a CDS encoding BKACE family enzyme, with amino-acid sequence MRDFEKTIISCAVTGAIHTPTMSPHLPITAEEIAAEAIAAAEAGASIVHIHVRDEETGEPVTDLDLFRQVAETVEAECDAIVQPTTGGNPTMPVEERISVVPALEPEMASCNMGSINFGLYQMADAFDEFEYDWEPEHLEASRDNVFRNTFEDLESILPIFDEHGTVPELEVYDVGHLYNAKHLVDRGLLSTPLHIQFVMGIHGGIGASAKNLSHLVDIADDLFGDDYSFSAIGAGRKEFPLGTQAVSMGGHARVGLEDNLFLERGRLAESNAELVEKMVRLTREVAGREIATPDEVREFLGLKGQSETAV; translated from the coding sequence ATGCGCGACTTCGAGAAGACCATCATCTCGTGTGCGGTGACCGGGGCCATTCACACGCCGACCATGTCGCCACACCTCCCCATCACCGCCGAGGAAATCGCGGCAGAGGCCATCGCCGCCGCGGAGGCGGGCGCGAGCATCGTCCACATACACGTCCGTGACGAAGAGACGGGTGAACCCGTCACCGACCTCGACCTGTTCCGGCAGGTGGCCGAAACCGTCGAAGCCGAATGTGACGCCATCGTCCAACCGACGACTGGGGGCAACCCGACGATGCCCGTCGAGGAGCGCATCTCCGTCGTGCCAGCGCTCGAACCCGAGATGGCCTCCTGTAACATGGGTTCCATCAACTTCGGCCTCTACCAGATGGCCGACGCTTTCGACGAGTTCGAATACGACTGGGAACCGGAACACCTCGAAGCCTCTCGGGACAACGTCTTCCGAAACACGTTCGAGGACCTCGAATCTATCCTCCCAATCTTTGACGAGCACGGCACTGTCCCCGAACTCGAGGTGTACGACGTGGGCCACCTCTACAACGCGAAACACCTCGTCGACCGGGGCTTGCTCTCGACGCCGCTTCACATCCAGTTCGTGATGGGCATCCACGGCGGCATCGGCGCGTCGGCGAAGAACCTCTCTCACCTCGTCGACATCGCGGACGACCTGTTCGGCGACGACTACTCCTTCTCGGCTATCGGCGCCGGACGCAAGGAGTTCCCCCTCGGCACGCAGGCGGTGTCGATGGGCGGACACGCCCGCGTCGGCCTCGAAGACAACCTCTTTCTCGAACGCGGGCGCCTCGCGGAGAGCAACGCCGAACTCGTCGAGAAGATGGTGCGCTTGACGCGCGAAGTCGCTGGCAGGGAGATAGCCACGCCCGACGAAGTCCGTGAGTTCCTCGGCCTGAAGGGGCAGTCGGAAACGGCAGTCTGA
- a CDS encoding inositol monophosphatase family protein: MDRHDMAVEAARAGADLAMELFRTTLEVETKSSATDYVTEADRGAQRRVIERIAEEFPDDAIVGEEGDQRSRLRPGETAWVVDPIDGTTNYVRGLPIWVTSVAAVEDGETVAAANVWPALDTEYHAGTHGVTCDGDATTVSEVTDIGSSLVAPTLRYDREYTYAALLDSISPVVGDIRRLGSAQATLSLVADGRLDAAVGLLETHPWDTVAGVHLVERAGGRVTDLDGNPWTPASEGIVASNGDIHEELLAALPE, translated from the coding sequence ATGGACCGACACGACATGGCCGTCGAGGCGGCCCGGGCGGGCGCCGACCTCGCCATGGAGCTGTTTCGGACGACTCTCGAGGTGGAGACGAAGTCGTCGGCCACCGACTACGTCACCGAGGCCGACCGGGGCGCCCAACGACGCGTAATCGAGCGCATCGCGGAGGAGTTCCCCGACGACGCCATCGTCGGCGAGGAGGGCGACCAGCGTTCCCGCCTGCGCCCCGGTGAGACGGCGTGGGTCGTCGACCCCATCGACGGCACGACGAACTACGTCCGCGGCCTGCCCATCTGGGTGACGAGCGTCGCGGCCGTCGAGGACGGCGAGACGGTGGCCGCCGCGAACGTCTGGCCGGCACTCGACACCGAGTACCACGCGGGCACGCACGGCGTCACCTGCGATGGCGACGCGACGACGGTGAGCGAGGTGACCGACATCGGGTCGAGTCTCGTCGCGCCGACGCTCCGCTACGACCGGGAGTACACGTACGCGGCGTTGCTCGATTCCATCTCGCCCGTCGTGGGCGATATTCGTCGCCTCGGCTCCGCGCAGGCGACGCTCTCACTCGTCGCCGACGGCCGCCTCGACGCCGCCGTCGGTCTCCTCGAAACGCACCCGTGGGACACCGTCGCCGGCGTCCACCTCGTCGAACGCGCTGGGGGGCGAGTGACGGATTTGGACGGCAACCCGTGGACGCCGGCGAGTGAAGGCATCGTCGCCTCGAACGGCGATATTCACGAGGAGCTGCTCGCGGCGCTGCCCGAGTGA
- a CDS encoding AMP-binding protein has translation MSRERAQQTDDVVYHPSREFVESTNVWEFMQTYDIDDYDELIARTTSRVEGEPRSGVTWFWDELVDYLDIEFNEGYDAVRNDAEGPQFTQWFPGGKLNAAHNTVDRYAAADSDRRNTVACIWEGEPGDVREVTYHELAKQSNRVANYLESRGVGTGDTVGLYMPMVPEVVSILYGCFKVGAVAVPIFSGFGVDATATRIGDAECSVLFTGDGFYRRGSQVTLKAAADDAIEQAGHVEHTVVYDRLGLVSDGEIPWDDDRDERWADVVETADDDYDTKSLPANQESMLLYSSGTTGKPKGIVHTHAGALMQAAKEVYFGMDLKPSDRFFWVSDIGWMMGPWTLMGTHAHGGTVVMYEGAPDHPEPDRFWELIDDHGVTQFGISPTAIRALRKRGDEWVEGHDLSSLRLLGSTGEPWDAESWLWFHEEVGGGDTPIINISGGTEIMGCFLMPMPITPLKPCTLGGPGLGMDIDIVDREGDSIAETNDRGFLVARDSCPSMTKSLWSGDDRYLEEYWSSWPDLWDHGDWAQQDEDGFWFLHGRADDALNVAGRKVGPAEVEGAAMEHEAVNQAAAVGAPDDTTGTAVVLYVVLEAGATESEDLREAVRDTVGAELGKPFRPREVLFVDAFPKTQSGKIIRRAIEAVYRGEELGDMSSIENPDVLDDIEDAR, from the coding sequence ATGAGCCGAGAACGGGCACAGCAGACCGACGACGTCGTCTACCACCCCTCTCGGGAGTTCGTCGAGTCGACGAACGTCTGGGAGTTCATGCAGACCTACGACATCGACGACTACGACGAGTTGATAGCGCGCACCACCTCGCGCGTCGAGGGCGAACCGCGCTCCGGCGTGACGTGGTTCTGGGACGAACTCGTCGACTACCTCGACATCGAATTCAACGAGGGGTACGACGCCGTCCGGAACGATGCCGAGGGCCCGCAGTTCACGCAGTGGTTCCCCGGCGGGAAACTCAACGCCGCGCACAACACGGTTGACCGCTACGCGGCGGCCGACTCGGACCGCCGCAACACGGTCGCCTGCATCTGGGAGGGCGAACCCGGCGACGTGCGCGAGGTGACGTATCACGAACTCGCCAAGCAGTCCAACCGCGTGGCGAACTACCTCGAATCCCGGGGCGTCGGCACGGGCGACACCGTCGGCCTGTATATGCCGATGGTGCCCGAGGTGGTCTCGATTCTCTACGGCTGTTTCAAGGTGGGCGCCGTCGCCGTCCCCATCTTCTCCGGATTCGGCGTCGACGCCACCGCGACCCGCATCGGCGACGCGGAGTGTTCGGTGCTCTTCACGGGCGACGGGTTCTACCGCCGCGGCAGTCAGGTGACGCTGAAGGCGGCGGCCGACGACGCCATCGAACAGGCGGGCCACGTCGAACACACCGTCGTCTACGACCGTCTCGGCCTCGTCAGCGACGGCGAGATTCCGTGGGACGACGACCGAGACGAGCGCTGGGCGGACGTCGTCGAGACGGCCGACGACGACTACGACACCAAGTCCCTGCCCGCGAATCAGGAGTCGATGCTCCTCTACTCCTCGGGGACGACGGGGAAACCGAAGGGCATCGTCCACACCCACGCCGGCGCCCTGATGCAGGCGGCCAAGGAGGTGTACTTCGGGATGGACCTCAAGCCCTCGGACCGCTTCTTCTGGGTGAGCGACATCGGCTGGATGATGGGTCCGTGGACGCTGATGGGCACGCACGCCCACGGCGGGACGGTGGTGATGTACGAGGGGGCGCCCGACCACCCCGAACCCGACCGCTTCTGGGAGCTCATCGACGACCACGGCGTCACGCAGTTCGGCATCTCGCCCACCGCGATTCGCGCGCTCCGCAAGCGTGGCGACGAGTGGGTTGAGGGTCACGACCTGTCCAGTCTGCGCTTGCTGGGGTCGACGGGCGAACCGTGGGACGCCGAGTCGTGGCTCTGGTTCCACGAGGAGGTCGGCGGCGGCGACACGCCAATCATCAACATCTCGGGCGGCACGGAGATAATGGGCTGTTTCCTGATGCCCATGCCCATCACGCCGCTCAAGCCCTGCACCCTCGGCGGCCCGGGGTTGGGGATGGATATCGACATCGTGGACCGCGAGGGCGACTCCATCGCCGAGACGAACGACCGGGGATTCCTCGTCGCGCGCGACTCCTGTCCCAGCATGACCAAGTCGCTCTGGAGCGGCGACGACCGATATCTGGAGGAGTACTGGAGTTCGTGGCCCGACCTCTGGGACCACGGCGACTGGGCACAGCAAGACGAAGACGGGTTCTGGTTCCTCCACGGCCGCGCCGACGACGCCCTCAACGTCGCGGGCCGGAAGGTCGGCCCCGCGGAAGTCGAGGGCGCGGCGATGGAACACGAGGCGGTGAATCAGGCCGCCGCCGTGGGCGCCCCCGACGACACGACGGGCACCGCCGTCGTCCTCTACGTCGTCCTCGAAGCCGGCGCGACGGAGAGCGAGGACCTCCGCGAGGCAGTTCGCGATACCGTGGGCGCGGAACTCGGCAAGCCCTTCCGCCCGCGCGAAGTGCTGTTCGTCGACGCCTTCCCCAAGACCCAGAGCGGGAAGATAATCCGCCGCGCCATCGAAGCCGTCTACCGCGGCGAGGAACTCGGCGACATGAGCAGCATCGAGAACCCCGACGTGTTGGACGATATCGAGGACGCGCGGTAG
- a CDS encoding iron-containing alcohol dehydrogenase family protein — protein sequence MTDDRQRFSFAYRPGDITCRPGCVTDLDATMARHDWDRALVVCGQTVGSTPAVMDPIRDGLGDRLAGVFAETTPEKYLGTAIEGVERARDVDADVLVAVGGGSSLDVAKVMATLTTHDADPRAVGERAVADASLSVEAGDPLPVVAVPTTLAGADLSTVAGVTFALGPDADRPASGGVGDERLMPRALCYDADLFRTTPTNVLTASAMNGFDKGVEALYTRNSTPVTDGTAARGLRLLRSGLPTLRDDPMDADRLDDVLAGIVCVQYGVSTPGAYKLSIIHAFGHGLSRTADVHQGAVHGVVAPHVLRYLFENVDGRRDLLAEALGVDASEGDVAEGVVAAVAEVRDALGLPDRLRTLDGVTRTDLDDIAARTVEDSLMATVPTDLDPTVEDVRGVLDAAW from the coding sequence ATGACCGACGACCGACAGCGATTCTCGTTCGCGTACCGCCCGGGCGACATCACGTGCCGACCGGGGTGTGTGACAGACCTCGATGCAACGATGGCGCGCCACGACTGGGACCGCGCGCTCGTCGTCTGCGGGCAGACCGTGGGCTCGACGCCCGCGGTGATGGACCCGATTCGCGACGGCCTCGGCGACCGCCTCGCGGGCGTCTTCGCGGAGACGACGCCCGAGAAGTACCTCGGCACCGCCATCGAGGGCGTCGAACGCGCCCGCGACGTCGACGCCGACGTCCTCGTCGCCGTCGGCGGCGGGAGTTCGCTCGACGTGGCGAAGGTGATGGCGACGCTGACGACCCACGACGCCGACCCGCGGGCGGTTGGCGAGCGAGCGGTCGCGGACGCCTCGCTCTCGGTCGAAGCGGGCGACCCGCTCCCCGTCGTCGCCGTCCCGACGACGCTCGCGGGCGCCGACCTCTCGACCGTCGCGGGCGTGACCTTCGCCCTCGGCCCCGACGCCGACCGGCCGGCGAGTGGCGGCGTCGGCGACGAACGCCTGATGCCGCGAGCGCTCTGCTACGACGCCGACCTGTTTCGGACGACGCCCACGAACGTCCTGACCGCCTCGGCGATGAACGGCTTCGACAAGGGGGTCGAGGCACTCTACACCCGCAACTCGACGCCGGTCACCGACGGCACCGCCGCTCGCGGGCTTCGCCTGTTGCGCTCGGGCCTGCCGACGCTCCGCGACGACCCGATGGACGCCGACCGACTCGACGACGTACTCGCGGGCATCGTCTGCGTGCAGTACGGCGTCTCGACGCCCGGCGCGTACAAGCTATCCATCATTCACGCCTTCGGTCACGGCCTCTCACGCACCGCCGACGTACATCAGGGCGCCGTCCACGGCGTCGTCGCCCCGCACGTCCTGCGCTATCTCTTCGAGAACGTCGACGGCCGGCGCGACCTGTTGGCGGAGGCACTCGGCGTCGACGCGTCTGAGGGCGACGTGGCCGAGGGCGTCGTGGCGGCGGTGGCGGAGGTGCGCGACGCGTTGGGACTTCCCGACAGACTGCGGACTCTCGACGGCGTGACGCGGACTGACTTGGACGATATCGCGGCGCGGACCGTCGAGGACTCGCTGATGGCGACGGTGCCGACGGATCTGGACCCGACGGTCGAGGACGTTCGTGGGGTCCTCGACGCGGCGTGGTAG
- a CDS encoding ferredoxin--NADP reductase, with product MTQTTVTAIEEVGTRTVALELETPEGFDADPGQFVLVRATVDGVEETGYYTLSSPDAEETMEITVEYVPEGTLAPWLAEREPGDTVEIEGPFGDVQYTGDGDAIVVAEGPGIGPAVGIAERATRADHDATVVFWGEEPPHRDRLDALESAGATVLLVSSLDEAADTLAAAGDATVYVFGFESFVRDAKTVADAVGVDDLQAESFGPR from the coding sequence ATGACCCAGACCACCGTCACCGCCATCGAGGAGGTCGGCACCCGAACGGTCGCGCTCGAACTCGAGACGCCCGAGGGGTTCGACGCCGACCCCGGACAGTTCGTCCTCGTCCGCGCCACCGTCGACGGCGTCGAAGAGACCGGCTACTACACGCTCTCCTCGCCCGACGCCGAGGAGACGATGGAGATAACCGTCGAGTACGTCCCCGAGGGAACGCTCGCTCCGTGGCTGGCCGAACGCGAACCCGGCGACACGGTCGAGATAGAGGGGCCGTTCGGCGACGTACAGTACACGGGCGACGGTGACGCCATCGTCGTCGCCGAGGGCCCGGGCATCGGTCCGGCGGTCGGCATCGCCGAGCGTGCGACCCGCGCCGACCACGACGCCACGGTCGTCTTCTGGGGCGAGGAACCGCCGCATCGGGACCGCCTCGACGCCCTCGAATCGGCGGGCGCGACGGTCCTCCTCGTCAGTTCGCTCGACGAAGCCGCTGACACCCTCGCGGCGGCCGGTGACGCCACCGTCTACGTCTTCGGCTTCGAGTCGTTCGTCCGCGACGCCAAGACCGTCGCCGACGCCGTCGGCGTCGACGACCTGCAGGCCGAGAGCTTCGGCCCGCGCTGA
- a CDS encoding iron-containing alcohol dehydrogenase, with translation MHDTVLSSETRTVVSPGRMELGAGAVETVGEHATRYGDTALVVATEQIFEFHGDTVVDRLEAAGVDSVVYTDVRPDPTVENIESAHALYEEHDCDLIVTLGGGSSIDTGKGVGILAANDGSIRDFGVDRAGYEGVPNPIPPLVAVNTTAGTGSEATRSVVVSDESTSTKFLIVSANVVPDVAIEDPELTVSLPKSHTAFTGIDALTHAIEAYVSVKSYSVPDGYAEAAMERIVRSLPVAWANGDNLDARADVMVGQLQAGQAFTNASVALVHGLARPLGAQLHIPHGLANGLILPYVVEFSSAAAPEKYAEIARILGVADARTPTREAADAAAEGILRLCEDVDLTGYLDDFGEVPSRDEYLDVVDEMVQDAIDSGSPDNNPRKPTRDELADLYVTIYDDALAPDSPRRS, from the coding sequence ATGCACGACACGGTACTTTCGAGCGAGACGCGCACGGTCGTCTCGCCGGGACGGATGGAACTCGGTGCCGGCGCGGTCGAAACGGTCGGCGAGCACGCGACCCGCTACGGCGACACGGCCCTCGTCGTCGCCACGGAGCAGATCTTCGAGTTCCACGGCGACACGGTCGTCGACCGGCTCGAAGCCGCCGGCGTCGACAGCGTCGTCTACACCGACGTGCGCCCCGATCCGACCGTCGAGAACATCGAGAGCGCCCACGCCCTGTACGAAGAGCACGACTGTGACCTCATCGTCACGCTCGGCGGGGGGTCCTCCATCGACACCGGCAAGGGCGTCGGTATCCTCGCCGCCAACGACGGCTCGATTCGCGACTTCGGCGTCGACCGCGCCGGCTACGAGGGCGTCCCCAATCCCATCCCGCCGCTCGTCGCCGTCAACACGACGGCCGGAACGGGTAGCGAAGCGACGCGCTCGGTCGTCGTCAGCGACGAGTCCACGTCGACGAAGTTCCTCATCGTCTCCGCGAACGTCGTCCCCGACGTGGCTATCGAGGACCCGGAACTCACCGTCTCGCTCCCGAAGAGCCACACCGCCTTCACGGGCATCGACGCGCTCACCCACGCCATCGAGGCGTACGTCTCGGTCAAGTCCTACAGCGTCCCCGACGGCTACGCCGAGGCGGCGATGGAGCGTATCGTCCGCTCGCTCCCCGTCGCGTGGGCCAACGGCGACAATCTCGACGCCCGCGCCGACGTGATGGTCGGCCAGTTGCAGGCGGGACAGGCCTTCACGAACGCCTCCGTCGCCCTCGTCCACGGCCTCGCCCGACCGCTCGGCGCCCAACTCCACATCCCCCACGGCCTCGCGAACGGCCTCATCCTCCCCTACGTCGTCGAGTTCTCGTCGGCGGCCGCACCGGAGAAGTACGCCGAAATCGCGCGCATCCTCGGCGTCGCCGACGCCCGCACGCCGACGCGCGAGGCCGCCGACGCCGCCGCCGAGGGAATCCTCCGCCTCTGTGAAGACGTGGACCTCACGGGCTATCTCGACGATTTCGGCGAGGTTCCCAGCCGCGACGAGTACCTCGACGTAGTCGACGAGATGGTCCAAGACGCCATCGACTCCGGGTCACCCGACAACAACCCCCGAAAACCCACCCGGGACGAACTCGCCGACCTCTACGTCACCATCTACGACGACGCGCTGGCGCCGGACAGTCCGCGCCGCTCCTGA
- a CDS encoding long-chain fatty acid--CoA ligase codes for MPGHAQTLRPFLSRTARLYPDRELVARRGDSTVRYTYATYADRVDRLASALRAAGIDRGDRVGTLCWNHDRHAEAYFAVPNLGAQLHTVNPLLPAEDIQRVVSAAGDRLLIVDASLAETLVDAYDPDAFESVDRVVVVGADAPNLPFASVSIEDFLAGHDAAIDYPDLAGDDPAGLCYSSGTTGDPKGVAYSQRMLWSHTMAIQTPMGLDIADADVVMPVVPMFHINAWGLPYAATAAGAKHVYPGPSPDPEDLVTLVEEEGVTLTAGVPTVWLGVLDYLQDHDADLSSLERIVVGGAAPPTRLIRAYDEYGVEVVHGWGMTETAPVGAVSHLKPDLRDADAETRVAKQAKQGLILPGLEFRVVDDDGDTVPHDGESMGELLVRGPWVTTEYYDGADPDAFEGSWLRTGDVVTIDADGYVELVDRAADVINSGGEWISSQALETAIMDHDAVREAAVVGIPHERWGERPVAYLVADATDPEALRDDLCARLSDRYPDWWVPDRFEFLGSLPKTATGKFDKVGLRGRSDETLSGPVDADPPDGDVR; via the coding sequence ATGCCGGGTCACGCCCAGACGCTCCGCCCGTTTCTCTCGCGGACCGCCCGCCTGTATCCCGACCGCGAACTCGTCGCTCGTCGCGGCGACTCGACCGTTCGCTACACGTACGCGACGTACGCCGACCGCGTCGACCGACTGGCGAGCGCCCTCCGCGCGGCCGGCATCGACCGCGGTGACCGCGTGGGCACCCTCTGCTGGAATCACGACCGCCACGCCGAGGCCTACTTCGCCGTCCCGAATCTCGGCGCGCAGTTACACACGGTCAACCCCCTGCTCCCCGCGGAGGACATCCAACGGGTCGTCTCGGCGGCGGGCGACCGCCTCCTCATAGTCGACGCATCGCTCGCGGAGACGCTGGTCGACGCCTACGACCCCGACGCCTTCGAGAGCGTCGACCGCGTCGTTGTCGTCGGCGCGGACGCGCCCAACCTCCCGTTCGCGTCGGTGAGTATCGAGGACTTCCTCGCCGGCCACGACGCCGCCATCGACTACCCCGACCTCGCCGGCGACGACCCCGCCGGCCTCTGTTACTCCTCGGGGACGACGGGCGACCCGAAGGGCGTCGCCTACTCCCAGCGGATGCTCTGGAGTCACACCATGGCGATTCAGACGCCGATGGGGCTGGATATCGCCGACGCCGACGTGGTGATGCCCGTCGTCCCGATGTTCCACATCAACGCGTGGGGGCTTCCCTACGCCGCGACGGCGGCGGGCGCGAAACACGTCTACCCCGGCCCCTCGCCCGACCCCGAAGACCTCGTGACCCTCGTCGAAGAGGAGGGCGTCACGCTCACAGCGGGCGTCCCCACCGTCTGGCTTGGCGTCCTCGACTACCTCCAAGACCACGACGCCGACCTCTCCTCACTGGAGCGAATCGTCGTCGGCGGCGCCGCCCCGCCGACCCGTTTGATTCGGGCGTACGACGAGTACGGCGTCGAGGTGGTCCACGGGTGGGGGATGACCGAGACGGCTCCCGTCGGCGCCGTCTCCCACCTCAAACCGGACCTGCGCGACGCCGACGCGGAGACGCGCGTGGCCAAGCAAGCGAAACAGGGGCTGATTCTCCCCGGCCTCGAATTTCGGGTCGTCGACGACGACGGCGATACCGTCCCCCACGACGGCGAGTCGATGGGCGAACTCCTCGTCCGCGGGCCGTGGGTCACCACCGAGTACTACGACGGCGCCGACCCCGATGCCTTCGAAGGGTCGTGGCTCCGCACCGGCGACGTGGTGACCATCGACGCCGACGGCTACGTCGAACTCGTCGACCGCGCGGCCGACGTCATCAACTCCGGGGGCGAGTGGATTTCCTCGCAGGCGCTCGAAACCGCCATCATGGACCACGACGCGGTACGCGAGGCGGCCGTCGTCGGCATCCCCCACGAGCGCTGGGGGGAGCGCCCGGTCGCCTACCTCGTCGCCGACGCGACTGACCCCGAGGCGCTTCGGGACGACTTGTGTGCCCGCCTCAGCGACCGCTACCCCGACTGGTGGGTGCCCGACCGCTTCGAGTTCCTCGGGTCGCTCCCGAAGACGGCGACGGGGAAGTTCGACAAGGTCGGCCTCCGTGGGCGTTCCGACGAGACGCTCTCGGGACCGGTCGACGCCGACCCGCCCGACGGCGACGTTCGCTAA